A DNA window from Paenibacillus andongensis contains the following coding sequences:
- a CDS encoding sensor histidine kinase — protein sequence MKHYSMRSHLTITFAIMAMIPILILGSFQVSQITHITQESNQNQRQTTYRLGDAIQDYMYYHRNAVETLAATISASDAAFRTRESLTLKLQSLQENLAGFTGIYVVDQNGIIKATHSAANNSLIGTDLKERDYTKRVQTAQKTIISSLFRGPEGLNQPAVAIAVPVYKGNKQADGFVLAVLELAPIKELVTKYDYGKEAYPVVLDHAGKPIYHPNAALTESMADLSKEPAAEDARVQRQGEGTYQLSTSTHKELITYKVIPDIDWTVWVSKSKTAVNAAFIESLRITILLLVFTLILTVLLGSFLAKRLNGTIHALVGYTQRLAGGAFVELDKRIVPQGAPLELQLLADHFFRMAAQIKENQGALLQLNSELENRVEERTQRLQDEHATLNAVLESMSDAVVLIDVEHNVVYANHRMAEIFAIPMVELRAMNEAALFERIAFLLPERQDELQVLTAEPRVQGAFTVKSELGKERFMMVSAFQVAREGRVFGRGYVWRDMTKEHEIDALKNDLISLASHEFKTPITSIRGGVETLLRVDAQWEESFKQELLEGIHEDIGRIQDLIDEWLDISKIESGAMRINPQPLRLDAVVESAKRRLPQQANYEHTQFEVQLDEDIPLVYADKLRMEQVLVNLFTNAVRYNEQHPIIRITAKADDRYVHLEVQDNGIGISAEHVDKIFDRFYRVDVSSSRQTGGTGLGLAICKGIMQAHGGEIRVLSKPGEGSTFILSIPRFQGKES from the coding sequence TTGAAACATTATTCTATGCGATCGCATTTGACCATAACTTTCGCTATTATGGCGATGATTCCGATTCTCATTCTAGGCAGTTTTCAAGTTTCTCAAATTACCCATATTACGCAGGAATCCAATCAGAATCAGCGGCAGACAACTTATCGTCTAGGGGATGCCATCCAAGATTACATGTACTATCATCGAAATGCGGTTGAAACGTTAGCTGCTACAATTTCGGCATCTGATGCTGCTTTCCGAACACGAGAGAGTTTAACGCTGAAGCTGCAATCGCTGCAAGAAAACTTGGCAGGCTTTACGGGCATCTACGTCGTTGATCAAAATGGAATCATTAAAGCGACTCATTCGGCTGCGAATAACTCACTCATCGGCACCGATCTCAAAGAACGAGACTATACCAAACGTGTGCAAACCGCGCAAAAGACCATAATATCCTCCTTATTTCGGGGACCAGAAGGGTTAAATCAGCCGGCAGTCGCGATTGCTGTACCTGTTTATAAGGGAAATAAGCAAGCTGATGGGTTTGTGCTCGCCGTACTTGAACTGGCTCCTATTAAGGAGCTTGTTACCAAATATGATTACGGCAAAGAAGCGTATCCGGTTGTTCTGGATCATGCAGGTAAACCGATTTATCATCCGAACGCAGCGCTGACGGAATCCATGGCGGATTTATCAAAGGAGCCTGCTGCCGAAGATGCCCGGGTCCAGCGACAAGGGGAAGGAACTTATCAATTAAGCACCTCCACGCATAAAGAACTGATTACTTACAAAGTCATCCCTGACATCGATTGGACCGTGTGGGTCAGTAAGTCCAAAACCGCGGTCAATGCTGCTTTCATCGAATCACTCCGCATCACGATATTGCTGTTGGTGTTCACTCTCATTTTGACTGTACTGTTGGGCAGTTTTCTGGCAAAACGGCTGAATGGAACCATTCACGCCTTGGTTGGTTATACGCAGCGTCTTGCGGGAGGCGCATTCGTGGAATTAGATAAAAGGATAGTTCCTCAGGGGGCACCTCTGGAACTGCAACTGCTGGCTGATCATTTCTTCCGGATGGCTGCGCAAATTAAGGAAAATCAAGGAGCGCTGCTGCAGCTCAACAGCGAGCTTGAGAATCGTGTAGAGGAACGGACCCAGCGGCTGCAGGACGAGCATGCGACCTTGAACGCCGTTCTGGAAAGCATGTCCGATGCGGTTGTCCTGATCGACGTGGAGCATAATGTTGTTTATGCTAATCATCGGATGGCCGAAATCTTTGCGATTCCGATGGTTGAGCTCAGGGCTATGAATGAGGCTGCGCTGTTTGAAAGGATTGCTTTCTTGCTGCCCGAGCGACAAGACGAACTCCAGGTGCTTACTGCTGAGCCTAGGGTGCAGGGTGCATTTACGGTGAAATCCGAGCTTGGCAAAGAGCGCTTTATGATGGTTTCGGCGTTTCAAGTGGCTAGAGAAGGGCGGGTTTTTGGCCGCGGCTATGTGTGGCGTGATATGACGAAGGAGCATGAAATCGATGCGCTTAAGAATGATCTGATTTCCCTTGCATCCCATGAATTTAAAACACCAATTACGAGTATCCGCGGCGGTGTTGAGACACTGCTTCGTGTGGATGCTCAGTGGGAAGAGAGCTTTAAACAGGAGCTGCTGGAGGGCATTCATGAGGACATCGGGCGCATTCAGGATCTGATTGATGAGTGGTTAGATATCTCCAAGATCGAGTCGGGAGCTATGCGAATTAATCCGCAGCCGCTCCGGCTGGATGCTGTTGTGGAAAGCGCCAAGAGAAGGCTGCCGCAGCAGGCGAATTATGAGCATACCCAATTCGAGGTGCAGCTGGACGAGGATATTCCTTTGGTCTATGCGGACAAGCTTCGGATGGAGCAAGTTCTCGTGAACTTGTTCACGAACGCGGTTCGATATAATGAGCAGCATCCTATCATTCGAATTACCGCTAAAGCGGATGACCGATATGTTCATTTGGAAGTTCAAGATAATGGCATTGGGATATCGGCAGAGCATGTGGATAAAATATTTGATCGCTTCTACCGAGTCGATGTGTCATCCAGCCGTCAAACAGGCGGAACCGGTCTCGGTCTTGCGATCTGCAAGGGGATCATGCAAGCGCACGGCGGAGAGATCCGCGTATTGAGCAAGCCTGGTGAGGGAAGCACATTTATCCTCTCCATACCGAGGTTTCAAGGGAAGGAGAGCTAG
- a CDS encoding MarR family winged helix-turn-helix transcriptional regulator, with protein sequence MENDQELITTKFREIKNVISSYLMQVLPHFHITPIMMYVLEFLRKHPECIAVDISNEFGLTRGAITQLLDKLELQGLVIRKPHPTSRRSQLVQMTDKGNELINNILAAYNNKIEQLFTPYSKEELASLKQLLEKLPL encoded by the coding sequence ATGGAAAATGACCAAGAATTGATTACGACCAAATTTCGCGAAATTAAAAATGTCATCTCCTCCTATTTGATGCAGGTGCTGCCTCACTTTCACATTACACCGATTATGATGTATGTCTTGGAGTTTCTGCGCAAACACCCTGAATGCATCGCTGTGGATATCTCCAATGAATTCGGGCTAACTAGAGGAGCTATCACTCAGCTGTTAGATAAATTGGAATTGCAGGGTTTGGTCATCCGCAAGCCGCATCCCACTAGTCGCAGAAGTCAGCTCGTTCAAATGACGGATAAAGGAAATGAACTGATCAATAACATTTTAGCTGCGTATAATAACAAAATCGAACAGCTATTCACCCCCTACTCCAAGGAAGAATTGGCTTCACTCAAACAGCTTTTAGAAAAATTGCCGCTATAA
- a CDS encoding SDR family oxidoreductase has protein sequence MNKIIAITGASSGIGLATALKFSEMGWTVYAGTRNVERDQEQYGHQANLHFIEMEVTSPESMEQAFAVIEKNHGHLDVLFCNAGFGFLRALGQATMEEIHSVFDTNVYGVMHTIRAGLPLLRKSDAGHLIATTSVGGLVGQPFNEIYCAAKFAVEGLLESLATYYKPTFNIDVTLLEPGAIATNFNSTVLAHVQKTGGILEDEYKPIITQYLDNFSKRNSVPQTSESVAEVMVQLVTELDPKPLRIRTSEAAEAFVQYKVSHDPTGLDGMLNTRKLHLNM, from the coding sequence ATGAATAAAATTATTGCAATTACCGGAGCCTCATCGGGCATTGGATTAGCGACTGCACTGAAATTTTCTGAGATGGGTTGGACGGTTTACGCTGGTACACGCAACGTAGAACGTGATCAAGAGCAATACGGCCATCAGGCTAATCTTCATTTTATCGAAATGGAAGTTACCAGCCCTGAATCCATGGAACAGGCATTTGCTGTTATCGAAAAGAACCACGGTCACCTTGACGTTTTGTTCTGTAACGCAGGCTTTGGATTTTTGAGAGCCTTGGGGCAAGCGACTATGGAGGAGATTCATAGCGTTTTTGATACGAATGTGTATGGGGTTATGCATACGATTCGCGCAGGACTACCGCTTCTTCGCAAGTCAGATGCTGGGCATCTGATTGCTACAACGAGTGTCGGCGGCCTAGTCGGACAACCCTTTAATGAGATTTATTGCGCGGCTAAATTTGCTGTTGAGGGATTGTTAGAAAGTTTGGCTACCTACTACAAGCCTACATTCAATATTGATGTCACGCTGCTTGAGCCCGGAGCGATTGCAACTAATTTTAACAGCACCGTCCTCGCTCACGTTCAAAAAACAGGCGGCATTCTAGAGGATGAATATAAACCCATTATCACACAGTATTTGGACAACTTCTCAAAGCGGAATTCGGTGCCTCAAACGTCTGAATCGGTTGCAGAGGTGATGGTTCAATTAGTCACGGAGCTGGATCCGAAGCCATTGCGCATTCGAACTTCAGAAGCTGCGGAAGCTTTCGTCCAATATAAAGTGAGTCATGATCCTACTGGCCTAGACGGCATGCTCAACACACGTAAGCTGCATTTGAATATGTAA
- a CDS encoding YrdB family protein, with amino-acid sequence MMIMMKAANLGLRFLLELCILASLCYWGFHVGKGGLLKGVLGIGTPLLAAILWGMFVSPKASITVSQPLQFIIELVIFAVAIIALYVTGKHSLAICFALFYILHCILKFLWEQ; translated from the coding sequence ATGATGATCATGATGAAAGCCGCCAATTTGGGCTTACGTTTTCTGTTGGAGCTTTGCATCCTTGCTTCCCTTTGTTATTGGGGATTTCACGTTGGCAAAGGAGGGCTGCTCAAAGGCGTTCTGGGCATTGGGACTCCACTGCTTGCAGCCATCCTATGGGGCATGTTCGTTTCACCGAAAGCATCAATAACCGTCTCTCAGCCTCTTCAATTTATCATCGAACTCGTTATTTTCGCAGTTGCCATCATAGCTCTTTATGTAACCGGCAAACATTCTCTCGCTATTTGTTTCGCTCTTTTTTACATCCTTCATTGCATACTGAAGTTCCTATGGGAGCAATAA
- a CDS encoding Rieske (2Fe-2S) protein, giving the protein MKEIELGPEERFTDLPAEVEIESQKYWILKNDELGSYRLVSRKCPHAGGLVEEESGELVCPLHGWEFDSHTGVCLNVPSKSLTAYTVIVKDGLLVAQM; this is encoded by the coding sequence ATGAAGGAAATTGAACTGGGTCCAGAAGAGCGATTCACAGATCTACCCGCAGAAGTTGAGATTGAAAGCCAAAAGTACTGGATTTTGAAAAACGACGAACTGGGTAGCTACCGTTTAGTGTCGCGCAAATGTCCGCATGCTGGGGGTTTGGTAGAAGAGGAAAGCGGGGAATTGGTATGTCCCTTGCATGGTTGGGAATTCGATTCGCATACAGGCGTGTGTCTAAACGTGCCTTCAAAAAGTCTAACCGCGTACACCGTAATTGTAAAAGATGGGCTGCTTGTCGCCCAAATGTGA
- a CDS encoding response regulator transcription factor, whose protein sequence is MYHIYLVEDEEDLRGVLAAYLEKEGWHVRSFPDGTLAREAISERPDLWVLDIMLPGVDGYQLMREIKADQPMQPVIFISARDADIDRIIGLELGSDDYLAKPFLPRELVIRTRKLLERVYGDRIGGSLTAAQERRVKLTVGPYLIDEQGRIVTDADGTNPELTSKEFELLLYLVNHHGQVLERQQVLTAVWGIDYFGTDRVVDDLVRRLRRKLPELRLETVYGYGYRMVKA, encoded by the coding sequence ATGTATCACATCTATCTGGTGGAAGATGAAGAGGATTTAAGAGGCGTCCTGGCAGCGTATTTAGAGAAAGAGGGGTGGCACGTGCGATCGTTCCCCGACGGAACTTTAGCCCGAGAAGCAATCTCGGAGCGGCCGGACTTGTGGGTCCTCGATATTATGCTGCCCGGCGTGGATGGTTATCAATTGATGCGGGAAATCAAGGCGGATCAACCGATGCAGCCTGTTATCTTCATCTCCGCGCGGGATGCAGATATTGATCGGATTATTGGACTAGAGCTAGGAAGTGATGACTATCTGGCCAAGCCCTTTTTACCGCGGGAGCTCGTGATTCGCACACGTAAATTGCTTGAACGCGTCTATGGGGACCGAATTGGCGGATCCTTGACAGCCGCTCAAGAACGCCGCGTGAAGCTGACAGTTGGCCCCTATTTGATCGATGAGCAAGGCCGCATCGTGACTGACGCCGATGGAACGAATCCGGAGCTTACGTCGAAGGAATTCGAGCTGCTGCTTTACCTAGTGAATCACCATGGACAGGTACTTGAACGTCAGCAGGTGCTAACCGCTGTCTGGGGCATCGATTACTTCGGTACGGATCGTGTCGTTGACGATTTGGTACGCAGATTACGCCGTAAACTGCCGGAATTGCGACTTGAAACCGTATATGGTTACGGATATAGGATGGTGAAAGCATGA
- a CDS encoding HAMP domain-containing sensor histidine kinase, whose product MRMRLGNWPLAVKLWGAFASLTLLIFTLLAILLPWTLKGFFTEQLYDILLDTQSGLRVESGKAATFAIPAEPIIQLPISSVVQGIPMDKRILVVPKMDLNEANNLLPNSTLTTRTTAPLQATLSGPAIQHFMISGTASNQTWASSAAISEPFVQAMEKDAFAQQLPVEKYTRNIENKSIFYVIRKEGDLAKPNFIVSYAWGNYRNDLVMTMFGRLMLLMVGLIVISWLPCLGIARYFTRPLVQMERHVGRMAERDWHEPITTSRKDEIGRLAKAIESMRQRLVRQDRAQQFFLQHTSHELKTPVMVIRSYAQSIQDGVYPKGTLNESVGVIMKEGERLEKRIRDLLLLNKLNYLTAREKPFQPFEISAVIEDVVERLRYRRPEIKWEMDLTPHTLLIGDQEQWKIAMENMLDNQLRYAKSCIRIKVKSESFDNKNELQGQPSLSEFCISNDGPLLDQAIADSLFEPFRSGGDGQFGLGLAIVKQIMDHHGMTVRAANQKDGVSFYIEPGKHADKSSVPKVS is encoded by the coding sequence ATGAGAATGCGTCTGGGAAATTGGCCTCTTGCGGTCAAGCTATGGGGGGCGTTCGCTTCCTTAACACTTTTGATTTTCACACTGCTCGCCATTCTGCTTCCTTGGACATTGAAGGGGTTTTTCACTGAGCAGCTATATGATATTTTACTCGATACACAGAGCGGTCTTCGTGTGGAAAGCGGCAAAGCGGCGACTTTTGCAATCCCCGCGGAGCCAATCATTCAACTTCCGATTTCTAGTGTTGTACAGGGTATACCTATGGACAAGCGCATTTTGGTTGTACCGAAAATGGACCTCAATGAAGCCAACAACCTCCTCCCTAATTCGACTTTGACGACACGGACAACGGCGCCTTTGCAAGCGACATTGAGCGGACCCGCGATTCAGCATTTCATGATAAGCGGTACGGCCAGCAATCAAACATGGGCTTCGAGCGCTGCCATTAGCGAGCCATTTGTGCAGGCTATGGAGAAAGATGCCTTCGCACAACAACTGCCCGTAGAGAAATATACGCGGAATATTGAGAACAAGAGTATCTTCTATGTGATTCGCAAAGAAGGTGATCTAGCTAAGCCCAACTTCATCGTCTCGTATGCTTGGGGAAATTATCGCAACGACCTCGTGATGACGATGTTTGGCAGGCTCATGCTGCTGATGGTAGGTCTTATCGTCATTAGCTGGCTCCCCTGTCTGGGAATAGCTCGCTATTTCACACGTCCACTCGTTCAGATGGAGCGCCATGTCGGGCGGATGGCCGAACGTGACTGGCACGAGCCTATCACAACAAGCCGCAAGGATGAAATTGGCCGGCTAGCCAAAGCGATTGAATCCATGCGGCAGCGGTTAGTGCGCCAGGATCGGGCACAGCAATTCTTCCTGCAGCATACGTCTCACGAGCTGAAGACGCCTGTGATGGTGATTCGCAGCTATGCGCAATCTATTCAAGACGGCGTCTATCCGAAGGGAACCCTCAATGAGAGCGTTGGCGTTATTATGAAAGAGGGCGAGCGGCTGGAGAAACGGATTCGCGATTTGCTGCTGCTAAATAAGTTGAACTATTTGACGGCCCGCGAGAAGCCGTTTCAGCCTTTTGAGATTAGTGCTGTTATTGAGGATGTGGTTGAGCGGCTGCGGTATCGGCGTCCTGAAATCAAGTGGGAGATGGATCTCACTCCTCATACCCTACTCATCGGTGATCAGGAGCAATGGAAAATCGCTATGGAAAATATGCTCGACAACCAGCTCCGCTATGCCAAAAGCTGCATTCGTATCAAGGTCAAATCAGAGTCATTCGACAATAAGAATGAGTTACAAGGACAACCCTCTTTATCTGAGTTTTGTATAAGTAATGATGGCCCGCTTCTTGATCAAGCTATCGCGGACAGCCTTTTCGAGCCCTTCCGCTCCGGCGGAGATGGTCAATTCGGACTCGGACTCGCCATCGTGAAACAAATCATGGACCATCACGGCATGACGGTTCGAGCGGCAAACCAGAAAGATGGCGTATCCTTTTATATCGAGCCTGGGAAGCATGCAGACAAATCTAGCGTCCCAAAAGTTTCATAA
- a CDS encoding winged helix-turn-helix transcriptional regulator, with protein MAYNVPVEATLDVIGGKWKVVILCHLDKGDKRTSELKRLMPDITQKMLTQQLRELEQDGMVKRTSYDQVPPKVVYSLTDYGWSFKPILDAMCSWGEQHMKEKNMEPLLTH; from the coding sequence ATGGCCTATAATGTTCCAGTTGAAGCCACACTTGATGTGATCGGCGGTAAATGGAAGGTCGTCATCTTGTGTCATTTGGACAAAGGCGACAAACGAACAAGCGAGCTAAAGAGGTTAATGCCTGACATTACCCAGAAGATGCTTACTCAGCAGTTACGCGAATTGGAACAAGACGGAATGGTGAAAAGAACAAGTTATGATCAAGTACCGCCGAAAGTGGTCTATTCCTTAACCGATTATGGTTGGTCATTCAAACCCATTCTGGATGCCATGTGCAGCTGGGGAGAGCAACATATGAAAGAAAAAAATATGGAACCCCTATTAACTCATTAG
- a CDS encoding type II toxin-antitoxin system RelE/ParE family toxin: protein MAKSVVWTETASNDLERAVEYIHQDSPGYALSFLYDAMERAKTLNLFPNRGRIVPEVNDQDVREIFIHRYRMIYRIEEDQVVILSFIHGAMNWNGQ, encoded by the coding sequence ATGGCTAAATCAGTAGTATGGACTGAAACTGCAAGTAATGATTTAGAAAGAGCAGTAGAATATATACATCAAGATTCCCCAGGATACGCTCTCTCATTTTTATATGATGCAATGGAAAGAGCTAAAACGTTGAACCTTTTTCCGAATAGAGGGAGAATCGTACCTGAAGTTAACGATCAGGATGTAAGAGAAATATTTATTCACCGATATAGAATGATTTATAGAATTGAAGAAGATCAAGTCGTTATTTTAAGTTTCATACACGGAGCTATGAACTGGAATGGTCAATGA
- a CDS encoding tetratricopeptide repeat protein, with product MSLYNQGDDLYAEGKYREAYGYFLQSYTINVDVTDSMNYLGCCELTLGNYEAALDWFNRLSKLEPTWERPITNIGRVYLMQGRFTEAYDQFKKAIK from the coding sequence ATGTCTCTGTATAACCAAGGAGATGATTTATATGCAGAGGGTAAGTACAGGGAAGCGTATGGTTACTTTTTACAATCATATACAATCAATGTAGATGTTACAGATTCGATGAATTATTTAGGATGCTGCGAGTTGACGTTGGGAAATTATGAAGCAGCATTAGATTGGTTTAATAGGCTGAGTAAGTTAGAGCCGACTTGGGAGCGTCCAATTACAAATATAGGGCGCGTATATTTAATGCAAGGAAGATTTACTGAAGCCTATGATCAGTTTAAGAAAGCAATTAAGTAA